The following are encoded in a window of Callithrix jacchus isolate 240 chromosome 9, calJac240_pri, whole genome shotgun sequence genomic DNA:
- the LOC128928608 gene encoding uncharacterized protein LOC128928608, with the protein MPDKRVKGDKLRSLISCYVFWRLNRDLKWQAYCLLYLWDQGPGLQETCYPRHCWENFSPDRRPSLPCPSIPPGQRITPLEGVAGPSPGPTYFRNYSSVPWIRHSRLKPVAVQKCTSEQTG; encoded by the exons ATGCCTGACAAGAGGGTAAAAGGAGACAAACTGAG ATCTCTGATTTCCTGCTACGTTTTCTGGCGCCTGAACAGGGACTTGAAATGGCAGGCTTACTGTCTCCTTTACCTGTGGGACCAAGGCCCCGGGCTGCAGGAGACCTGCTACCCTAGGCACTGCTGGGAGAACTTCAGCCCGGACAGGAGACCGTCTCTGCCGTGCCCTAGCATCCCTCCTGGACAGCGCATCACACCTTTGGAAGGGGTTGCAGGACCATCTCCAGGACCAACATACTTCAGGAATTACA GCAGTGTGCCCTGGATTCGTCATAGCCGGTTAAAACCTGTAGCAGTCCAGAAGTGCACCAGTGAGCAAACAGGCTAA